In Streptomyces alboniger, the following are encoded in one genomic region:
- a CDS encoding SMP-30/gluconolactonase/LRE family protein, whose protein sequence is MREQARLGEGPTWDAATGRLIWVDILASRVHTYDPADGRRTVMATEQHVGAAKPRAGGGLVVNLRDGIGLYGPGGSPFSWLVRDPVPGRRGNDAAVAPDGALWAGTMRYDEAPGGGGLTRVAPDGTATEQSGPLGDVAVSNGTGWSPDGRLMYYADSPTRRVDVLDFDGRHARGRRPFVVIEEGAGDPDGLTVDADGCVWVALWNGGAVRRYTPAGRLDLTVELPVPRPTACAFGGPGLRDLYITTARAGQERPHPLAGSVLVLPDAGRGLPGTPFAD, encoded by the coding sequence GTGCGGGAGCAGGCGCGGCTCGGCGAGGGCCCCACCTGGGACGCGGCCACCGGACGCCTCATCTGGGTCGACATCCTCGCCTCCCGCGTCCACACGTACGATCCCGCCGACGGCCGCCGCACGGTCATGGCCACCGAACAGCACGTCGGCGCCGCGAAGCCCCGTGCGGGCGGCGGCCTGGTGGTCAACCTCCGTGACGGCATCGGCCTGTACGGCCCCGGTGGCTCGCCCTTCTCCTGGCTGGTGCGCGACCCCGTGCCGGGCCGGCGCGGCAACGACGCCGCCGTCGCTCCCGACGGCGCCCTCTGGGCGGGCACCATGCGCTACGACGAGGCGCCGGGCGGCGGCGGCCTCACCCGCGTCGCCCCCGACGGCACCGCCACCGAGCAGTCCGGGCCGCTCGGCGACGTCGCCGTCAGCAACGGCACGGGCTGGAGCCCCGACGGGCGGCTCATGTACTACGCCGACAGCCCGACGCGCCGCGTCGACGTCCTCGACTTCGACGGTCGGCACGCGCGCGGTCGGCGCCCGTTCGTGGTGATCGAGGAAGGTGCGGGGGACCCCGACGGGCTGACCGTGGACGCGGACGGCTGCGTCTGGGTCGCCCTCTGGAACGGCGGAGCCGTCCGCCGGTACACCCCCGCGGGACGGCTCGACCTGACCGTCGAACTCCCCGTACCCCGCCCCACGGCCTGCGCCTTCGGCGGCCCCGGCCTGCGTGACCTCTACATCACCACGGCCCGCGCCGGCCAGGAGCGCCCGCACCCGCTGGCGGGGTCGGTGCTCGTGCTGCCGGACGCGGGCCGTGGACTGCCGGGCACGCCCTTCGCGGACTGA
- a CDS encoding ABC transporter substrate-binding protein, whose protein sequence is MSHTRSLAVGSALAATLLLAGCGADVDSDGAAKASEKVTVKRCGESVPYKVPQRAVAYEGGSADKLFSLGLTEHVHGYVMPPANPPVSESPWASEYAKVKMLSDDLLNKEIVVEAKSDFVVAGWNSGFSDQRGITPKILDKLGIQSFMHTESCFNYPGHPQKVTPFKALYSDLERLGKIFKVEKKADQVVGGLKKRVAAVEKKAPKGDRVPVFLYDSGTNQPFTAGSQVPPNDIIKTAGGRNVFDKLDARWTQVNWEAVTKAEPEVVIIFDYGDQPAKKKIEFLKKSPHTKELPAVRKNNFFVLDYNEGISGPRDIDGLEKFGKYLRELKR, encoded by the coding sequence ATGTCCCACACCCGTTCCCTCGCCGTGGGCTCCGCGCTCGCGGCCACGCTGCTGCTCGCCGGCTGCGGCGCCGACGTCGACTCGGACGGCGCCGCGAAGGCGTCCGAGAAGGTCACCGTCAAGAGGTGCGGCGAGTCCGTCCCGTACAAGGTGCCCCAGCGCGCCGTGGCGTACGAGGGCGGCAGCGCCGACAAGCTGTTCAGCCTCGGCCTGACCGAGCACGTCCACGGGTACGTGATGCCGCCCGCCAACCCGCCGGTGAGCGAGTCGCCCTGGGCGTCGGAGTACGCCAAGGTGAAGATGCTCAGCGACGACCTGCTCAACAAGGAGATCGTCGTCGAGGCCAAGTCCGACTTCGTCGTCGCGGGCTGGAACTCCGGCTTCAGCGACCAGCGCGGCATCACCCCGAAGATCCTCGACAAGCTCGGCATCCAGAGCTTCATGCACACGGAGAGCTGCTTCAACTACCCCGGCCACCCGCAGAAGGTGACGCCGTTCAAGGCGCTCTACAGCGACCTGGAGCGGCTCGGGAAGATCTTCAAGGTCGAGAAGAAGGCCGATCAGGTCGTCGGGGGCCTGAAGAAGCGCGTGGCGGCCGTCGAGAAGAAGGCCCCCAAGGGCGATCGGGTGCCGGTCTTCCTCTACGACTCCGGGACGAACCAGCCCTTCACGGCGGGCAGCCAGGTACCGCCGAACGACATCATCAAGACCGCGGGCGGCAGGAACGTCTTCGACAAGCTCGACGCGCGGTGGACGCAGGTCAACTGGGAGGCCGTCACCAAGGCCGAGCCCGAGGTCGTCATCATCTTCGACTACGGCGACCAGCCCGCGAAGAAGAAGATCGAGTTCCTGAAGAAGTCCCCGCACACGAAGGAGCTTCCCGCGGTCAGGAAGAACAACTTCTTCGTCCTCGACTACAACGAGGGCATCAGCGGGCCGCGCGACATCGACGGGCTTGAGAAGTTCGGGAAGTACCTGCGGGAGCTGAAGCGCTGA
- a CDS encoding ABC transporter ATP-binding protein: MDLRIEGLGVVIDGKSLVEELSLDVGGGEVVGLVGPNGSGKSTALRCVYRALRPARGTVRVGGDDITGLPMRRSAQLVAAMTQDGAVDLDFTVEEVVALGRAPHQRGNQALSARERELCVRAMERLDIRHLAKRGVLTLSGGERQRVLLARALVQEPGVLVLDEPTNHLDVRHQIEVLSHLRGAGLTVLVVLHDLNLAAAACDRIGVLSQGRLVASGTPEDVLTEQLMADVFGVKATVVPHPLTGDPQLLYALHPAL; this comes from the coding sequence ATGGATCTGCGCATCGAGGGGCTCGGGGTCGTCATCGACGGCAAGAGCCTCGTGGAGGAGCTGTCGCTCGACGTGGGCGGCGGTGAGGTCGTCGGCCTCGTCGGCCCGAACGGCAGCGGGAAGTCGACCGCGCTGCGCTGCGTCTACCGCGCGCTGCGCCCCGCCCGCGGCACCGTCCGGGTCGGCGGCGACGACATCACCGGTCTGCCGATGCGCCGCAGCGCACAGCTCGTCGCCGCCATGACGCAGGACGGCGCCGTCGACCTCGACTTCACGGTCGAGGAGGTCGTCGCGCTCGGCCGGGCGCCGCATCAGCGCGGCAACCAGGCGCTCAGCGCACGCGAACGCGAGCTGTGCGTACGGGCGATGGAGCGGCTCGACATCCGGCACCTGGCCAAGCGGGGCGTCCTGACCCTGTCGGGCGGGGAGCGCCAGCGCGTGCTGCTCGCCCGCGCCCTCGTCCAGGAGCCCGGCGTGCTCGTCCTCGACGAGCCGACCAACCACCTCGACGTACGCCACCAGATCGAGGTCCTCTCGCATCTGCGCGGCGCGGGGCTCACCGTCCTCGTCGTGCTGCACGACCTCAACCTCGCGGCGGCGGCCTGCGACCGGATCGGCGTGCTGTCCCAGGGCCGCCTGGTGGCCTCGGGAACCCCCGAGGACGTACTCACCGAACAGCTCATGGCCGATGTGTTCGGTGTGAAGGCGACCGTCGTCCCGCATCCGCTCACCGGCGACCCCCAGCTGCTGTACGCGCTGCACCCCGCGCTCTGA
- a CDS encoding iron ABC transporter permease, with translation MRDRLASPRALVLTCVALFLVLLASVVVAIGLGAALVTPAETARYLWAALTGGRIDADEITTYQIIWQIRTPRVLLAALVGAGLSAVGVAIQAMVRNALADPFVLGVSSGASVGAVGVTVTGGLAALGVYAVSAGAFVGALVASFLVYAASSSRGVLSPLRLVLTGVAMSLGFQAVMSVIIYFAPDSEATSMVLYWTMGSFGAASWGALPVVAAAVLVGLAVLYRHGRALDVLALGDETAASLGFGPDRHRRSLLVLVSLITGVMVAVSGAISFVGLVMPHLVRMVVGAGHARVLAVAPLVGAVFMVWVDLLSRTVVAPRELPLGVITALVGVPVFIALMRRKGYVFGGR, from the coding sequence GTGCGGGACCGGCTCGCCTCGCCCAGGGCCCTGGTCCTGACGTGCGTCGCGCTCTTCCTCGTCCTTCTCGCCTCCGTCGTCGTGGCCATCGGGCTCGGCGCCGCCCTCGTGACGCCCGCCGAGACGGCCCGCTATCTGTGGGCGGCGCTCACCGGGGGGCGGATCGACGCCGACGAGATCACGACGTACCAGATCATCTGGCAGATCCGCACGCCCCGCGTGCTGCTCGCCGCGCTGGTGGGGGCGGGGCTGAGCGCGGTCGGCGTCGCCATCCAGGCGATGGTGCGCAACGCCCTCGCCGACCCGTTCGTCCTCGGCGTCTCCTCCGGGGCGTCGGTGGGCGCGGTCGGTGTGACGGTCACCGGAGGCCTCGCCGCGCTCGGCGTGTACGCGGTGTCGGCCGGGGCGTTCGTCGGGGCGCTCGTCGCGTCGTTCCTCGTGTACGCCGCCTCCTCCAGCCGGGGCGTGCTCTCGCCGCTGCGGCTCGTCCTGACCGGCGTGGCCATGTCGCTGGGCTTCCAGGCCGTGATGAGCGTGATCATCTACTTCGCGCCGGACAGCGAGGCGACCAGCATGGTCCTGTACTGGACCATGGGCAGCTTCGGCGCGGCCAGTTGGGGCGCGCTGCCCGTCGTCGCCGCGGCCGTGCTCGTCGGGCTCGCCGTGCTGTACCGGCACGGGCGGGCGCTGGACGTGCTGGCGCTCGGCGACGAGACCGCGGCGAGCCTCGGCTTCGGACCCGACCGGCACCGCAGGTCCCTGCTCGTGCTCGTCTCGCTGATCACCGGCGTGATGGTGGCGGTGAGCGGCGCCATCAGCTTCGTGGGGCTCGTCATGCCGCACCTGGTGCGCATGGTGGTCGGTGCGGGGCACGCCCGTGTCCTCGCCGTCGCCCCGCTCGTCGGCGCGGTCTTCATGGTCTGGGTCGATCTGCTCTCCCGCACGGTCGTCGCGCCGCGCGAGCTGCCGCTGGGTGTCATCACCGCGCTCGTCGGGGTGCCGGTGTTCATCGCGCTGATGCGCCGCAAGGGCTATGTGTTCGGGGGGCGTTGA
- a CDS encoding MFS transporter → MSVDATKDTRGTAEEAVPGDLRMARALWPVLLASAVGLLPFTVFSTYLVPIADEAGSGVAAMGGLRGLGGLAALLVGTALAPLIDRVPKEWAAAGALAALGLSAALGASGDFVLLAVFCLLIGASTAVLNPALTAAAADRFGTGKAAGRAATLVTATQSMTAMLAAPVIALPALFWGWQGDLFGVTAVALLLAVVFVARREKRQEATSGDAPAEPRLGYLASFKALAGVRGVVPLLLIGFLRTAVFMGYLAYLAAFYEERFDLDAGVFAFVWTLSGAAFFVSNLLTGRLTNSAAPRLSTERMLAVGLVAALVSVVGFYFTHWLPLALAMTALHAASHAIVAACVVSLIVRRCGTSLRGSALSLNAAGQSLGVFVGAALGGAGLGLAGYPGVAVVFGALVVAALGAAALVLRARLRDEKDDERDTEVEVS, encoded by the coding sequence GTGAGCGTCGATGCCACCAAGGACACCCGTGGCACCGCGGAGGAAGCGGTGCCGGGCGATCTGCGCATGGCCCGCGCCCTGTGGCCCGTCCTGCTCGCCTCCGCGGTCGGCCTGCTCCCCTTCACCGTGTTCAGCACCTACCTCGTACCGATCGCCGACGAGGCGGGCAGCGGCGTCGCCGCGATGGGCGGCCTGCGCGGACTCGGCGGTCTCGCCGCGCTCCTGGTGGGCACCGCGCTGGCCCCGCTGATCGACCGGGTGCCCAAGGAGTGGGCGGCGGCGGGCGCGCTCGCCGCGCTCGGCCTCTCGGCGGCGCTCGGCGCCAGCGGCGACTTCGTCCTGCTCGCCGTGTTCTGCCTGCTCATCGGCGCGAGTACGGCCGTCCTGAACCCCGCGCTGACGGCCGCGGCCGCCGACCGCTTCGGCACCGGCAAGGCCGCGGGGCGCGCGGCGACGCTGGTCACCGCCACCCAGTCGATGACCGCCATGCTCGCCGCGCCGGTCATCGCGCTGCCCGCGTTGTTCTGGGGCTGGCAGGGCGACCTGTTCGGTGTGACGGCGGTGGCGCTGCTGCTCGCGGTGGTCTTCGTCGCCCGGCGCGAGAAGCGGCAGGAGGCGACCTCGGGTGACGCGCCCGCCGAGCCGCGCCTTGGCTACCTCGCCTCGTTCAAGGCACTCGCGGGGGTTCGCGGTGTGGTGCCGCTGCTGCTGATCGGCTTCCTGCGCACCGCGGTGTTCATGGGCTACCTGGCGTATCTCGCGGCGTTCTACGAGGAGCGGTTCGACCTCGACGCCGGGGTCTTCGCCTTCGTGTGGACGCTCAGCGGCGCGGCGTTCTTCGTCAGCAATCTGCTCACCGGCCGCCTCACCAACTCCGCCGCGCCGCGCCTGTCCACGGAGCGGATGCTCGCCGTCGGCCTGGTCGCCGCCCTCGTCTCCGTCGTCGGCTTCTACTTCACCCACTGGCTGCCGCTCGCGCTGGCCATGACCGCGCTGCACGCGGCGAGCCACGCGATCGTCGCCGCGTGCGTGGTCAGCCTCATCGTGCGGCGCTGCGGGACGTCGCTGCGCGGCTCGGCGCTGAGCCTCAACGCCGCGGGGCAGAGCCTCGGCGTGTTCGTCGGCGCGGCGCTCGGCGGGGCGGGCCTCGGCCTCGCGGGCTACCCGGGTGTCGCCGTCGTGTTCGGCGCCCTCGTCGTCGCAGCACTCGGCGCGGCCGCCCTGGTGCTGCGCGCGCGTCTTCGGGACGAGAAGGATGACGAGAGGGATACGGAGGTCGAGGTCTCGTGA
- a CDS encoding Rossmann-like domain-containing protein codes for MSHPTPHTVAELTEAVLAGAHGPDPAELTVTSAFWLYNTTRLAGGDVTYHNHYLLLRVGDSFGACSFEAGELAPEFCENASGHSLDKLLRDECAPVRTAALDAYLSRVRPHRDADDAERVMLPTGTPEVRAEARDAAVAGLLDIAPGAKVALIGVVNPLVAAIRERGGVCLPCDLNLRTTAWGDPVTDDMTEVLAQADAVVATGMTLSNGTFDLILQHCVEHQVPLTVYAQSGSAVARAFLGAGVTGLNAEPFTFSQFSADATPMYRYRAALTNGAAA; via the coding sequence ATGTCACACCCCACACCCCACACCGTCGCGGAGCTGACCGAGGCCGTCCTGGCGGGCGCCCACGGCCCTGACCCGGCCGAGCTGACCGTCACCAGCGCGTTCTGGCTCTACAACACCACGCGACTGGCCGGCGGCGACGTCACGTACCACAACCACTATCTGCTGCTGCGCGTCGGCGACTCGTTCGGCGCCTGCTCCTTCGAGGCGGGTGAACTCGCCCCGGAATTCTGCGAGAACGCCTCCGGCCACTCCCTGGACAAGCTCCTGCGCGACGAGTGCGCGCCCGTGCGCACCGCCGCCCTCGACGCCTACCTCTCGCGGGTGCGCCCGCACCGCGACGCCGACGACGCCGAGCGCGTCATGCTGCCCACCGGCACCCCTGAGGTCCGCGCCGAGGCCCGGGACGCCGCCGTGGCGGGGCTCCTCGACATCGCGCCCGGCGCCAAGGTCGCCCTGATCGGCGTGGTCAACCCGCTCGTCGCGGCGATACGGGAGCGGGGCGGCGTCTGTCTGCCCTGCGATCTCAACCTGCGGACGACCGCGTGGGGCGACCCCGTCACCGACGACATGACCGAAGTACTCGCCCAGGCCGACGCGGTGGTCGCCACCGGCATGACGCTCAGCAACGGCACCTTCGACCTGATCCTCCAGCACTGCGTCGAGCACCAGGTGCCGCTGACCGTCTACGCCCAGAGCGGCAGCGCCGTGGCCCGCGCCTTCCTCGGTGCGGGAGTCACCGGTCTGAACGCGGAGCCGTTCACCTTCTCCCAGTTCAGTGCCGACGCCACGCCGATGTACCGCTACCGGGCCGCCCTCACGAACGGAGCCGCGGCGTGA
- a CDS encoding pyridoxal-phosphate dependent enzyme, protein MHAHIAEAVKKPDLISLEPDLACLRFETMKIYSALGAVRHLLETGAVKPGDTLIDSSSGIYAQALALACHRYGMKCHIVGSTTVDRSTRVQLEILGATLEQVAPSKNLRLDQELRVRRIAEILAAHPSYHWMRQYHDAIHYYGYREVAESIDKDVPAGPLALVGGVGSGASTGALGTYLREAGRDVTLIGVQPFGSVTFGSEHVADPDMIIAGIGSAIAFQNVRHELYDRVHWVNFDHAVSGAVSLLRTSGIFAGLSAGASYLSALWERRRDDTRTYVFIAADTGHRYVESAYAHHRQALDTDTLKPHEITSLDQLKHPWSTTAWPPVTS, encoded by the coding sequence ATGCACGCCCATATCGCCGAAGCGGTGAAGAAACCCGATCTCATATCCCTCGAACCGGATCTGGCCTGCCTCCGGTTCGAGACCATGAAGATCTACTCGGCCCTCGGAGCCGTCCGCCATCTCCTGGAAACGGGCGCCGTCAAGCCCGGTGACACCCTCATCGACAGCTCCAGCGGCATCTACGCCCAGGCCCTGGCCCTCGCCTGTCACCGCTACGGCATGAAGTGCCACATCGTCGGCTCGACGACGGTGGACCGTTCGACACGCGTGCAGCTGGAGATACTCGGCGCCACGCTGGAGCAGGTCGCACCCTCCAAGAACCTGCGCCTCGACCAGGAGTTGAGGGTGCGCCGCATCGCCGAGATCCTGGCCGCCCACCCCTCGTACCACTGGATGCGGCAGTACCACGACGCCATCCACTACTACGGCTACCGCGAGGTCGCCGAGTCGATCGACAAGGACGTGCCCGCGGGCCCCCTCGCGCTCGTCGGCGGCGTGGGGTCGGGGGCCTCGACCGGCGCCCTCGGCACCTACCTGCGCGAGGCCGGGCGGGACGTGACGCTCATCGGCGTCCAGCCTTTCGGCAGCGTCACCTTCGGCTCCGAGCACGTCGCGGACCCGGACATGATCATCGCCGGGATCGGCAGCGCCATCGCGTTCCAGAACGTCCGGCACGAGCTGTACGACCGCGTGCACTGGGTCAACTTCGACCACGCCGTCTCCGGAGCCGTCTCGCTGCTGCGCACCAGCGGCATCTTCGCCGGGCTGTCGGCGGGCGCCTCGTATCTGAGCGCGCTGTGGGAGCGGCGCCGGGACGACACGCGTACGTACGTCTTCATCGCCGCCGACACCGGCCACCGGTACGTCGAGAGCGCCTACGCCCATCACCGACAGGCCCTGGACACCGACACGTTGAAGCCGCACGAGATCACCTCGCTCGACCAGCTCAAGCACCCCTGGTCCACCACGGCCTGGCCCCCCGTCACCTCCTGA